A single genomic interval of Bacillus sp. es.036 harbors:
- a CDS encoding alpha amylase N-terminal ig-like domain-containing protein: MKRGNRRKLSLSLVIILVIQLLAGAIPGTVKAASSPIIDGTSATFIFEGDGSEESVLVAGDFTNWQEGALPLEKVEGVWKLTVDDLSDGLHQYKFIVGDEWMKDPLNPNGSDNSTFTIGETTDERIVTLVGDLQEELGAAGEWDPASEETKMEAKGEGFYEFSGELPAGTYEYKVAINQSWGESYGDGANNLKLTLDEKTKVTFYYHDGTHAIANSTTYTPVTIDKQPRLVGSIQPAIDAGAEWSPEQSTALFSDDDYDNIYSFSTSVPKGNYEYKVVLGDTWGEDYPADNATLNVIEKSDVTFFFNTETKEVSTDYIAEGSDGAISKESLLHNSWEEAFRSPFGAVQEGKTVTLRLAAKKDDLTKADLSIKNQNTGTSKLIAMEKAATSDGKDYWEATVTPEEKGLYGYKFIVRDGSAKAEYGEDTKQGEAGKAVDANAELYQLTVFDPGYKTPDWMKEAVVYQIFPDRFYNGNEGNDDAKETARGPEPIEDQDWGELPDNPRLSDSANYDGDGIWSNDFFGGDIKGIQQKLDYIQSLGVNTIYLNPIAKAASNHKYDATDWKAVDPMFGTPEEFKAFTDELEKRDMHLIMDGVFNHVGDDSIYFDRYGKYEVVGAYEYWSRIYDLMNEDGMSEEEAKAEARKQLEDEGQTFNDEYGFHNWFNFKNEKVTDENGNERYDYQAWWGYDSLPEIKSIEGDAVDYDSELNNEKFADYIMYDKDSASKSWLTNGASGWRLDVANEVDMEFWREFRDELKSEEMAGAGATLKEGEEPLILGEIWDDASKYFLGDQYDSVMNYRFEGAILNFLKSGNAASANEQLMAVQEDYPAEAFHALMNLMGSHDTPRAIYVLGGGTDTYERAEFDPNYDHELGVQRLKLAAVLQMGYPGAPTIYYGDEAGVTGSKDPDDRRTYPWGDENTDLIEHYQAAGAIRTENADLLAYGKLTTLHADGDVYAFARTNEDGAAIIAVNRGTKVETIDLDVKDVVKNKISFTDGLANDYSVSVKDGKVSVTIPAMTGRMLIADQGQNFELPKAPTDLTVATGEGSATLSWTGDAAKYKVYRSTLQGAMYEEVDVTEGNDLTVDGLTNGQAYYFAITAVDEDGNESVKVETTEPTIPHIEWKEGKFEISSVTATLDQVLDLANTFAIEAGVKIDGATETDLAQGLVGKLQVKQGDGDWQESKAIYTGQDGAFNKFKADFRPIEKGTYTYRLAFSTDRGATWKTTNTEEVTFTQNEDDTKAPADAVKLEEPLKESGQVTLNWKLDGADGAYLLAVERNGETLELIENAETTTYTDFAVQNGKTYTYRIVAYDQAGNQKASNEVKVTPDIVMVDVTFKVHAPDDTPLSAKVTMPGDQNGWSTSAWEMSRNGAVSPDWEIQKSFPEGTILTYKYVKGESWEQEGLADHTRNDKSDDDVSYYGYGAEGTDLKVTVTNQGSNKMVVQDEILRWIDMPVVVTSPENGAVVEGDTVTFKGNAIKEGNLTINGEKVAVNEDMTFTHEVTLENGENEIPITIEPSEENKTAIFNNDGGAIGKNTKKYTWKVTSDAGEAEAKEPLRLFGDDRYATAVEISKAGWEKADTVVIARGDNFADALAGAPLAYKVDAPILLTREKGLDKSVINEIKRLGAKKAIILGGTSAVPKFIAYQLEGLDLKVKRIYGEDRFETAANIQASLGGSPDKAVVANGMDFPDALSAASYAAENGYPILFTKQDQVPKATEVALRSVDQTIVAGGEAVISKNAFSELPDATRYAGENRFGTAASIATELNPSPHVFVATGMDFADALTGSVLAAKQDAAMLLVKPNELPAETSEAIKELKADSYTILGGESAVSNEVVEGLK; this comes from the coding sequence ATGAAAAGGGGTAATCGAAGAAAACTTTCACTGTCACTCGTCATTATTCTTGTTATACAACTGCTTGCTGGGGCTATTCCAGGAACAGTGAAGGCAGCTAGTAGTCCTATTATTGATGGAACGTCTGCAACGTTTATTTTCGAAGGAGATGGGAGCGAGGAATCGGTTCTTGTAGCCGGTGATTTCACAAATTGGCAGGAAGGAGCGCTACCGCTCGAGAAGGTAGAGGGTGTCTGGAAGTTAACGGTAGATGATTTATCCGATGGACTTCATCAGTACAAATTTATCGTAGGGGATGAATGGATGAAAGATCCTTTAAATCCGAATGGTAGCGATAACAGTACGTTTACAATTGGTGAGACGACAGATGAACGGATTGTTACCCTTGTCGGTGATTTGCAGGAAGAGCTTGGAGCTGCGGGTGAATGGGATCCAGCGTCTGAGGAAACAAAGATGGAAGCAAAAGGAGAAGGGTTTTATGAATTCTCTGGTGAGCTCCCAGCTGGGACTTATGAGTATAAAGTAGCAATCAACCAATCGTGGGGAGAAAGCTATGGAGATGGTGCGAATAATCTGAAACTAACGCTAGATGAAAAAACGAAAGTGACGTTTTATTATCATGATGGAACGCACGCCATTGCGAACTCAACGACCTATACGCCGGTGACGATAGATAAACAACCACGACTTGTTGGTTCGATCCAACCTGCGATTGATGCAGGGGCTGAATGGAGTCCTGAACAGTCCACTGCACTGTTCTCTGATGACGATTATGATAACATTTATTCCTTTTCGACAAGTGTTCCTAAAGGAAACTATGAGTATAAAGTCGTGCTTGGAGATACATGGGGAGAAGATTACCCTGCAGATAATGCAACGTTAAACGTGATTGAAAAGTCAGACGTTACGTTCTTTTTTAATACAGAAACAAAAGAAGTAAGCACAGATTATATAGCGGAAGGATCAGATGGCGCCATTTCGAAGGAAAGTCTTCTACATAACTCGTGGGAAGAAGCATTTCGCTCTCCATTTGGTGCCGTGCAAGAAGGAAAGACCGTAACACTACGTCTAGCAGCAAAGAAAGATGATTTAACAAAAGCCGATCTTTCTATTAAAAATCAAAATACAGGTACAAGTAAATTGATTGCTATGGAAAAAGCCGCTACTTCTGACGGGAAAGATTACTGGGAAGCGACAGTAACGCCTGAAGAAAAAGGCCTCTACGGCTATAAATTTATCGTTCGCGATGGTTCAGCTAAAGCGGAATACGGAGAAGATACGAAGCAGGGTGAAGCAGGAAAAGCAGTGGATGCGAATGCAGAACTCTACCAATTAACGGTCTTTGATCCAGGATATAAAACGCCAGACTGGATGAAGGAAGCTGTTGTGTATCAAATTTTCCCTGATCGATTCTACAATGGAAATGAAGGCAATGACGATGCAAAGGAAACGGCGCGTGGTCCTGAGCCAATTGAAGATCAGGATTGGGGAGAGCTACCGGATAATCCAAGGCTTTCGGATAGTGCCAACTACGATGGTGATGGGATTTGGAGCAATGATTTCTTTGGTGGCGACATTAAAGGAATTCAGCAAAAGCTCGATTACATCCAATCACTCGGTGTTAATACGATCTATTTAAATCCAATCGCTAAGGCAGCATCAAACCACAAATATGATGCAACAGATTGGAAAGCGGTCGATCCGATGTTTGGCACACCGGAAGAATTTAAAGCGTTTACGGATGAACTCGAAAAACGTGACATGCATCTTATTATGGACGGCGTGTTTAATCACGTTGGCGATGACTCCATCTATTTTGACCGCTACGGGAAATATGAGGTAGTTGGTGCTTACGAATACTGGTCTCGCATTTATGACCTGATGAATGAAGACGGCATGAGTGAAGAAGAGGCGAAAGCAGAAGCGCGTAAACAGCTGGAGGATGAGGGACAAACGTTTAATGACGAATACGGTTTCCACAACTGGTTTAATTTTAAAAATGAAAAAGTAACGGATGAAAATGGGAATGAACGTTACGATTACCAGGCATGGTGGGGCTACGATTCCCTTCCTGAAATCAAAAGCATTGAAGGCGATGCCGTTGATTACGACAGCGAGTTAAATAATGAAAAATTTGCGGACTACATTATGTACGACAAAGATTCTGCCTCCAAATCATGGTTAACAAATGGCGCGTCCGGCTGGCGCCTTGATGTAGCGAATGAAGTGGATATGGAATTCTGGCGAGAGTTCCGTGATGAATTAAAGTCTGAAGAGATGGCCGGTGCTGGCGCAACGTTAAAAGAAGGGGAAGAGCCGCTTATTCTCGGTGAAATATGGGATGATGCTTCGAAATACTTCCTTGGCGATCAATATGATTCCGTGATGAATTATCGGTTTGAAGGCGCCATTCTCAATTTCTTGAAAAGCGGAAATGCAGCGAGTGCAAATGAGCAGCTGATGGCGGTACAGGAAGATTATCCTGCTGAAGCGTTTCATGCGCTTATGAACTTAATGGGTTCTCACGATACGCCGCGTGCCATCTACGTTCTTGGCGGCGGAACGGATACGTATGAGCGAGCAGAATTTGATCCGAATTACGATCATGAGCTTGGCGTGCAGCGTCTAAAGCTAGCTGCCGTGCTGCAAATGGGCTACCCTGGTGCTCCGACGATTTATTATGGCGATGAAGCTGGCGTAACGGGTTCTAAAGATCCGGATGACCGCCGCACGTACCCATGGGGTGATGAAAATACAGACCTGATCGAGCACTATCAAGCTGCAGGAGCAATCCGTACTGAAAATGCAGATCTTCTTGCATATGGAAAGCTCACAACGCTACATGCAGATGGCGATGTTTATGCATTCGCGCGTACGAATGAAGACGGTGCAGCAATCATCGCAGTGAACCGCGGCACGAAAGTAGAGACGATCGATCTAGATGTAAAAGATGTTGTAAAAAATAAAATCTCTTTTACTGATGGACTTGCGAACGATTACAGCGTATCGGTCAAAGACGGTAAAGTATCTGTCACAATTCCTGCGATGACTGGTCGCATGCTAATTGCCGATCAAGGACAGAATTTTGAACTTCCGAAAGCACCAACTGATTTAACAGTCGCTACTGGAGAAGGAAGTGCAACTCTTTCATGGACAGGGGACGCAGCGAAGTACAAAGTGTATCGCTCAACGCTTCAAGGAGCGATGTATGAAGAAGTAGATGTGACAGAAGGCAATGACCTGACCGTCGACGGATTAACAAACGGCCAGGCCTACTATTTTGCCATAACGGCAGTAGATGAAGATGGAAATGAATCCGTTAAGGTAGAAACGACGGAACCAACGATTCCACACATTGAGTGGAAAGAAGGAAAATTTGAGATTTCTTCTGTAACCGCGACCCTAGACCAGGTGCTCGATTTAGCAAATACGTTTGCGATTGAAGCGGGTGTGAAAATCGACGGCGCTACAGAAACGGACCTTGCACAAGGCTTAGTTGGAAAGCTTCAAGTGAAGCAGGGTGACGGTGATTGGCAGGAGTCGAAGGCGATTTATACGGGACAGGATGGAGCATTTAATAAATTTAAAGCTGATTTCCGTCCGATCGAAAAAGGAACGTATACTTATCGACTTGCTTTTTCAACCGATCGTGGTGCAACGTGGAAAACAACGAACACCGAAGAAGTGACATTTACGCAAAATGAAGATGATACGAAAGCGCCGGCTGATGCGGTGAAATTAGAGGAGCCACTAAAAGAATCCGGTCAAGTAACGTTAAATTGGAAGCTTGATGGAGCTGACGGTGCTTATCTTTTAGCGGTGGAGCGTAATGGTGAAACACTTGAGCTCATCGAAAATGCAGAGACGACTACTTACACCGATTTTGCTGTACAGAACGGAAAAACGTACACATATCGGATTGTGGCGTATGATCAAGCTGGAAATCAAAAGGCTTCAAATGAAGTAAAGGTTACGCCAGATATTGTCATGGTTGACGTCACGTTTAAAGTTCATGCGCCGGACGATACACCGCTTAGCGCGAAAGTAACGATGCCAGGTGATCAAAATGGCTGGAGTACAAGCGCATGGGAAATGTCTCGTAATGGAGCGGTATCACCAGACTGGGAGATCCAAAAGTCTTTCCCAGAAGGGACGATTTTAACGTACAAATATGTAAAAGGGGAATCTTGGGAACAAGAGGGACTTGCCGATCATACACGTAACGATAAGTCAGACGATGACGTGAGCTACTATGGTTACGGAGCGGAAGGCACAGACCTTAAAGTAACGGTAACGAACCAGGGCAGCAATAAAATGGTCGTACAGGATGAAATTCTTCGCTGGATCGACATGCCGGTTGTCGTGACGTCTCCTGAAAATGGTGCGGTTGTGGAAGGTGACACGGTTACGTTTAAAGGTAATGCGATTAAAGAAGGTAACCTGACGATCAATGGTGAAAAAGTGGCGGTAAATGAGGATATGACATTTACGCATGAAGTAACGCTTGAAAATGGCGAGAATGAAATACCGATCACGATTGAACCATCAGAAGAAAATAAAACCGCAATCTTTAACAACGATGGTGGCGCAATTGGAAAGAATACGAAGAAATATACGTGGAAAGTGACTTCGGATGCTGGGGAAGCGGAGGCGAAAGAGCCTTTGCGGTTGTTTGGAGATGATCGCTATGCGACCGCGGTTGAGATCTCAAAAGCGGGTTGGGAAAAAGCGGATACGGTCGTTATTGCAAGAGGCGATAACTTTGCAGATGCGCTAGCTGGGGCACCGCTCGCGTATAAAGTCGATGCGCCGATTCTTTTAACGCGCGAAAAGGGACTTGATAAGTCTGTGATTAACGAAATTAAGCGCCTTGGTGCGAAGAAAGCTATTATTCTAGGCGGGACTTCGGCGGTGCCGAAATTTATCGCTTATCAGTTAGAAGGACTGGATTTAAAAGTAAAACGGATATATGGAGAAGATCGATTTGAAACAGCTGCTAATATTCAGGCAAGCCTTGGTGGTAGTCCTGATAAAGCGGTTGTGGCAAATGGGATGGACTTCCCTGATGCCCTTTCTGCCGCTTCTTATGCAGCAGAAAATGGCTACCCGATTCTTTTTACAAAGCAGGATCAGGTTCCAAAAGCAACTGAAGTAGCGCTTCGCAGTGTTGATCAGACGATCGTGGCTGGTGGCGAAGCAGTCATTAGTAAGAACGCGTTTAGCGAGCTACCGGACGCCACGCGCTATGCTGGAGAAAATCGTTTTGGTACAGCAGCGTCGATTGCTACGGAATTGAATCCGTCTCCTCACGTCTTCGTGGCGACGGGAATGGATTTCGCTGATGCCTTAACAGGTTCTG